A genomic segment from Kyrpidia tusciae DSM 2912 encodes:
- a CDS encoding Zn-dependent hydrolase, producing the protein MASVERLWRDLMELATIGAGAGRGITRLAFSQDDLRAKMWVIKRFKQAGLQVHQDSFGNVFARRPGRVVGPAVAVGSHLDTVVAGGKFDGALGVLAALEVARSWNESGLETELPLEIVVFAAEESARFGVSTLGSRAVTGQLNGGDLDTIRDRNGVPLSRALEQAGFDPRSVASCVLPPGKYACFVELHIEQGPELERLGVPVGLVTGIAAPTRFRVTIEGTALHSGTVPMGRRRDALVAAAQLVEAVEAIALSERDHWLVGTVASVDVFPGSTNTIPGRVEMRGEFRSTSREVKDRAMDRFLTYCEEVRQTRGVTVEVSIVQRDDPTVMHEGLIEELERTCRELEVPYHRMPSGAGHDAMNMGKICPAAMIFVPSRGGVSHHPDEWTDQKDLAPGLAVLDRFLTRLTGAAVAKRPGITDLGDVTVGGRTDGHAIHSDGGLT; encoded by the coding sequence GTGGCGTCTGTAGAGCGGCTATGGCGAGATTTGATGGAACTGGCCACCATCGGGGCCGGGGCCGGTCGGGGCATCACCCGATTGGCTTTTTCCCAAGATGATCTTCGGGCGAAGATGTGGGTGATCAAGCGGTTTAAACAGGCCGGGCTTCAGGTTCATCAGGATTCTTTCGGGAATGTATTTGCCCGGCGCCCCGGGCGAGTGGTGGGGCCCGCCGTTGCGGTGGGATCCCACTTGGATACGGTGGTGGCCGGCGGAAAATTCGATGGAGCCTTGGGAGTTCTGGCGGCGCTGGAGGTTGCCCGATCGTGGAACGAGTCCGGGCTGGAAACTGAATTGCCTTTGGAGATTGTGGTGTTTGCAGCGGAGGAGTCCGCCCGGTTCGGCGTCTCGACCCTTGGCAGTCGCGCCGTGACCGGACAACTGAACGGGGGCGATTTGGATACAATCAGAGACCGGAACGGAGTCCCGCTCAGTCGAGCCTTGGAACAGGCGGGGTTTGATCCTCGGAGCGTTGCGAGTTGCGTGCTTCCCCCGGGAAAGTACGCTTGTTTTGTAGAGCTTCATATTGAACAAGGGCCGGAGTTGGAGCGGCTTGGCGTCCCGGTGGGATTGGTCACGGGGATTGCTGCTCCCACGCGGTTTCGGGTGACGATAGAAGGCACGGCCCTTCATTCGGGAACGGTGCCCATGGGCCGGCGCCGGGATGCCTTGGTGGCCGCCGCGCAATTGGTGGAGGCGGTGGAGGCGATTGCTCTTTCCGAACGAGACCACTGGCTGGTGGGAACGGTAGCGTCTGTGGACGTGTTTCCCGGGAGCACCAATACCATCCCGGGCCGGGTGGAAATGCGGGGCGAGTTCCGAAGTACTTCGAGGGAGGTCAAAGACCGGGCCATGGATCGTTTCCTCACGTATTGTGAGGAAGTCCGGCAGACCCGGGGTGTCACTGTGGAGGTCTCAATTGTGCAGCGAGATGACCCGACGGTGATGCACGAAGGATTGATTGAAGAGCTAGAGCGCACATGTCGCGAACTCGAAGTCCCGTACCACCGCATGCCAAGCGGGGCCGGCCACGATGCCATGAACATGGGGAAAATCTGTCCGGCAGCGATGATCTTCGTGCCCTCCCGGGGTGGAGTCAGTCATCACCCGGACGAATGGACCGACCAAAAAGATCTCGCCCCAGGCTTGGCTGTGCTCGATCGGTTTTTGACCCGCTTGACCGGGGCGGCCGTGGCGAAGCGGCCCGGGATCACCGATCTTGGCGATGTCACCGTCGGCGGGCGAACGGATGGACACGCCATCCATTCGGATGGGGGATTGACATGA
- the pyrF gene encoding orotidine-5'-phosphate decarboxylase produces the protein MNPASLKERIYVALDVNTRERALEVVRAVSPVLPSFKVGMELFYFFGPGILQELRAAGAQRIFLDLKLHDIPNTVARAAAVLTKSGVDMMTVHASGGSRMMETVLRAVADQAAAEGIPRPRVVAVTQLTSTDQKMLNEELGIPGSMTEVVQQYARLAQQSGLDGVVASAEEVPLVREVCGPDFLTVVPGIRPAFYRADGDDQRRVATPRQALERGAGCLVIGRPILRSPDWREAAEAVLAECAEGSRL, from the coding sequence GTGAATCCCGCATCTCTAAAAGAACGAATCTATGTGGCGCTCGATGTCAATACCCGGGAGCGGGCGCTGGAAGTGGTCCGGGCGGTGTCGCCGGTCCTCCCGAGTTTCAAAGTGGGGATGGAGTTGTTTTATTTTTTTGGGCCGGGCATTCTCCAGGAACTTCGGGCGGCGGGGGCGCAGCGGATTTTTCTCGATCTCAAATTGCACGATATTCCCAATACCGTCGCCCGGGCCGCGGCGGTGCTCACCAAGTCCGGGGTGGACATGATGACCGTCCACGCCTCGGGAGGGAGCAGGATGATGGAAACGGTGCTCCGGGCGGTGGCTGACCAGGCGGCGGCGGAGGGGATCCCCCGACCACGGGTGGTGGCGGTGACCCAGTTGACGAGCACCGACCAAAAAATGTTGAATGAAGAGCTCGGGATCCCGGGGTCAATGACCGAAGTGGTTCAGCAGTACGCCCGGCTGGCCCAACAGTCCGGACTGGACGGGGTGGTGGCGTCGGCGGAGGAAGTGCCGCTGGTCCGGGAGGTGTGCGGGCCGGATTTTCTTACGGTGGTCCCGGGTATCCGTCCGGCTTTTTACCGGGCCGATGGGGACGACCAGCGCCGGGTGGCCACCCCCAGGCAGGCCCTGGAGCGCGGTGCGGGCTGTCTGGTGATCGGGCGGCCCATCTTGCGCAGCCCGGACTGGAGGGAGGCGGCGGAGGCGGTGCTGGCGGAGTGCGCTGAAGGGAGCAGATTGTGA
- a CDS encoding dihydroorotate dehydrogenase — MDVDLSVELAGIRLHNPVMPASGCFSYGREMSRWYDLSRLGAIVVKGTTLELRPGNPTPRVAETPSGMLNAIGLQNPGVDRVIAEELPALRQYGVPVIVNVAGSVVEEYVETARRLSGSRDVAALELNISCPNVRCGGMHFGTDPDMAAEVTAAVKAVSRVPVFVKLSPNVTDIVALAQAVERAGADGLSMINTLVGMRIDIERRRPILANFFGGLSGPAIKPVALRMIYEVSRVVRIPIIGMGGITSGEDAVEFFMAGASAVAVGTANFIKPTACVDILDELAAWCRNHGVRAVRELIGAAQKGWNQ; from the coding sequence ATGGATGTCGATCTTTCGGTGGAATTGGCGGGAATCCGACTTCACAATCCGGTGATGCCCGCCTCGGGGTGTTTTTCTTATGGCCGGGAAATGTCCCGGTGGTACGATCTGTCGCGCCTCGGGGCCATCGTGGTCAAGGGGACGACCTTGGAGCTGAGGCCGGGAAATCCCACCCCCCGGGTGGCGGAGACCCCGTCGGGGATGCTGAACGCCATTGGGTTGCAAAATCCCGGGGTGGATCGGGTGATCGCCGAGGAGTTGCCCGCCCTGCGGCAGTACGGAGTGCCGGTCATCGTCAATGTCGCCGGATCGGTGGTGGAGGAGTACGTCGAGACCGCCCGGCGGCTGTCCGGATCCCGGGACGTGGCGGCGCTGGAACTCAACATTTCCTGCCCCAATGTCCGGTGCGGGGGAATGCACTTTGGCACCGACCCGGACATGGCGGCGGAAGTGACGGCTGCGGTCAAGGCTGTGAGCCGGGTTCCGGTGTTTGTGAAACTTTCCCCCAACGTCACGGACATCGTTGCGCTGGCCCAGGCGGTGGAGCGGGCCGGGGCAGACGGGTTGTCGATGATCAACACTTTGGTGGGGATGCGCATCGATATCGAACGGCGCCGGCCAATCCTGGCGAATTTTTTCGGGGGGTTGTCGGGGCCGGCCATTAAACCCGTGGCTTTACGAATGATCTACGAAGTGAGCCGGGTCGTCCGGATTCCCATCATCGGCATGGGGGGCATCACCAGCGGAGAAGACGCGGTGGAATTTTTCATGGCCGGGGCGAGCGCCGTGGCGGTGGGCACGGCCAATTTTATCAAACCCACGGCGTGCGTGGATATTCTCGACGAGTTGGCCGCGTGGTGTCGGAACCACGGAGTCCGGGCGGTGCGAGAGCTGATCGGAGCGGCGCAAAAGGGGTGGAATCAGTGA